In Streptomyces sp. NBC_00878, a single window of DNA contains:
- the fxlM gene encoding methyltransferase, FxLD system, which yields MPPDRWQQHNITFVDRESARRVIVERLGPALIAAEADGQLAGWWFMNKQPWPLRYLADQPSPALETLLSDLIGDGEAVSWLPGVYEPEVETFGGPEAMDAAHELFHSDSRHLLAYRPNPEHLGRRESAVLLASAMMRGAGLDWFEQGDVWAKVAALRPAPTPLPPERAAELAPVTRTLMTADAHGLCRPDGPLHGHDEWVAAFERAGATLADLAGRGALSRGLRAVIAHHVIFHANRAGLLQDDQSALSHIAREVVMGTSDNTASPDEATADADSVDAVNTDTTTTATATADAERLRNALVDQLRADGHARTPAVETALRTVPRHVFVPEASLEDAYANAPVHIKYDTDGTSISCASQPGVVALMLDQLDVRPGGRILELGAGTGYNAGLLAQLVGESGHVTTLDVDDDLVEGASANLAAAGITNVEAVTRDGAVGYVEGAPYNRIIATVGAHGVPHAWLQQLAPGGRLLVPQRLKGTVSRSIAYEQRDGRWVSLGSEMNTFMPLRRGIADDERRVVPLSSDGTVRLQAPAGQYIDAHALAGVLDQPRTEEWTGMTVQAMESPEWMELFLTCSLPSGLIRMLFPQSAKGGLLTADPYPSSSAAVDKGAVTYLARRPSAEKTPEGGKLWEFGVIGHGPGSDELAAKVADAIRTWDREYRDGEATFEIQPLDAPAIEPRPSLFALDTPLNRIVVDWR from the coding sequence ATGCCCCCTGACCGCTGGCAGCAGCACAACATCACCTTCGTCGACCGCGAGAGCGCCCGGCGCGTCATCGTCGAACGCCTCGGCCCCGCCCTGATCGCGGCCGAGGCCGACGGGCAGCTCGCTGGCTGGTGGTTCATGAACAAGCAGCCCTGGCCGCTGCGTTACCTCGCCGACCAGCCCTCACCGGCCCTGGAGACGTTGCTGAGCGATCTCATCGGTGACGGTGAAGCCGTGTCGTGGTTGCCCGGCGTCTACGAGCCCGAGGTCGAAACCTTCGGCGGCCCGGAGGCCATGGACGCCGCCCACGAACTGTTCCACAGCGACTCCCGCCATCTACTTGCCTACCGGCCGAACCCGGAGCACCTGGGACGCCGGGAGAGCGCCGTTCTGCTGGCGAGCGCCATGATGCGCGGCGCCGGACTGGACTGGTTCGAGCAGGGCGACGTATGGGCGAAGGTCGCTGCCCTGCGGCCGGCCCCCACCCCGCTACCGCCCGAACGAGCCGCCGAACTCGCCCCAGTGACACGGACGTTGATGACCGCCGATGCCCACGGCCTCTGCCGCCCGGACGGCCCGCTTCACGGGCATGACGAGTGGGTGGCCGCCTTCGAACGGGCGGGAGCCACGCTCGCTGACCTCGCAGGCCGTGGCGCCCTCAGTCGCGGCCTGCGAGCCGTCATCGCCCACCACGTGATCTTCCACGCCAACCGCGCCGGTCTCCTCCAGGACGACCAGAGCGCCCTGTCCCACATCGCACGAGAGGTAGTCATGGGAACGAGTGACAACACCGCGTCGCCCGACGAGGCAACGGCCGACGCCGATAGCGTCGACGCGGTGAACACCGACACAACCACCACCGCCACCGCCACGGCGGACGCCGAGCGCCTCCGCAACGCCCTGGTCGACCAGCTTCGTGCGGACGGGCACGCCCGCACACCCGCCGTCGAGACCGCGTTGCGGACAGTGCCCCGCCACGTGTTCGTGCCCGAAGCGTCACTCGAAGACGCGTACGCCAACGCACCGGTGCACATCAAGTACGACACCGACGGCACGTCGATCTCCTGCGCTTCCCAGCCGGGCGTCGTCGCACTCATGCTGGACCAGCTTGACGTCCGGCCCGGCGGGCGCATCCTCGAACTCGGCGCCGGTACCGGCTACAACGCCGGTCTCCTCGCCCAACTGGTCGGCGAGAGCGGACACGTGACCACCCTCGACGTCGACGACGACCTCGTGGAAGGTGCCAGCGCCAACCTCGCCGCCGCCGGTATCACCAACGTCGAGGCCGTGACCCGCGATGGGGCTGTCGGCTACGTCGAAGGCGCACCGTACAACCGGATCATCGCCACCGTGGGCGCGCACGGCGTGCCGCACGCCTGGCTGCAACAGCTCGCCCCTGGCGGCCGACTGCTCGTCCCCCAGCGCCTCAAAGGCACCGTCTCCCGCTCCATCGCGTACGAGCAGCGCGACGGGCGATGGGTGTCCCTCGGCAGCGAGATGAACACCTTCATGCCGCTGCGGCGGGGCATCGCCGACGACGAGCGCCGAGTCGTCCCGCTCAGCTCGGACGGCACCGTACGACTCCAGGCCCCCGCCGGGCAGTACATCGATGCCCACGCCCTCGCTGGTGTCTTGGACCAGCCGCGCACCGAGGAGTGGACCGGCATGACGGTCCAGGCCATGGAGTCGCCGGAGTGGATGGAACTGTTCCTCACCTGCTCCCTCCCCTCCGGCCTGATCCGGATGCTGTTCCCCCAGAGCGCCAAGGGCGGTCTGCTCACGGCCGACCCCTACCCTTCATCGAGCGCGGCCGTAGACAAGGGCGCCGTCACCTACCTGGCACGGCGCCCGTCGGCGGAGAAGACCCCCGAGGGCGGCAAGCTCTGGGAGTTCGGCGTCATCGGCCACGGCCCCGGCAGCGACGAGTTGGCCGCGAAGGTCGCCGACGCGATCCGCACCTGGGACCGGGAGTACCGCGACGGCGAGGCCACGTTCGAGATCCAGCCCCTCGACGCCCCCGCCATCGAGCCGCGCCCAAGCCTCTTCGCTCTCGACACCCCACTGAACCGCATCGTCGTCGACTGGCGATGA